AGAAAAAAACACTAGCAGAAGTAAAAGCTCACCTTCTACAAAACCGAATAACGGAAGGTCGGGTAGAGGAAGTATTATCAAATCCCGAACTTATAGAAGATCAACGAGAATTAGCATTATTTACGGAACAGTTTTATGTGAAAACGGGCATCGAGAGTTTAAATCCTAATAAATGGTTTACTAATGCCCAAATGAAAGAAGCAAAACAGTATGATTTCATTATTGCGAATTCAGAAGAGTTAATTAAATTTCCGTGGGAAATTACAGCGCTTCCAGGCCGTGACGGAGGTTACGTTAGTATAATTAGTAATCAAACGGTTGCAAAATTAATGAAATCACATAAATTAAATTACAATCCAGACATCCAGCGCGAAGCAACGAGGGTTAAGCGAAATAATATTTTTGAATATACGCCTACAGTGGATAAAAAAAATGTCAGAGAAATTCGAGATTTAATATTAAAAGGTGAAATCGAACGTACTACGATAACGTTTAATGCTGCTCCTCGTACAGCCGACTGCGGAGAAGAGTTAATTTATGACCCGAAAACATTCGTACTAACAATAACGGAAGGCACAAGACTAGATATTTTAGATGGATTCCATCGTTGTCTTGCCTGTCAAGAAGTGTATGAAGTTGATTCGGAAGTTGAAAGTTATTTTACATTAGATATAACTAATAAGACAACAAGACAGGCACAACGTTGGCAAGCGCAAACTGCAAAAGGTACTAGAATATCAAAAGCGCGTATATTAGAAATGGAAGATAAAAGTCGAGCAAATGGTGTTATTCAATTATTAAAATCGGAATCAGAGTTAAGAGGTCGGATTTCTTCACGTAAAGGTCGCGTAAACGCTGAAAGTGGGGAGTTAGTGAATTATCTTACTTTAAGCAATGCCATTGATCGCAATTTCAAACTGCAAAATAAATCAGATGAATACGAAGTGGCAGATTACTTAACTAAATTTTTCGAGTATCTAATGAGTTTATATCCACAGGAATTTGGGGATTATAAAAACAGAAATAAGCATTCGCTGATGTATTACAATAAAATGTTTGCAGGCTATATTGCACTAGCTGCTAAAATGCATAAAGATAATATTGCATTTAAGGAATTAGCGGAAATAATGAATAAAATTGATTTTTCTCGAAATAATCCTATATGGATGAAGTTGGGTATAGTGGATGAAAACGGTGTTATTACAAAAAACGCAAAAGAAGAGAAAATAGAAAATTATTTCATAGGGCTTGTAGAGCAATCTAAAAATTACAATGAAAAGCGTGAAATGCTGAATTAAAATTAAAAGGAGGTGTAGATAGTGAGCGAAGAAAAATTCTATAACGCAAAAGTAAAAGAAGAATACTTAGCGACAATCGCATATCCTGCAACTAGGCAAATGGCAAATTACGTATTTAAAAAAGCAAAAAAAACTGAATTAGCCTATCAAAAAGACATTTATGAAATGAATATTGAGGAATTAAAAGATGTAATTAAAGGTCTTGAAGCATCAACGATTGATA
The sequence above is a segment of the Solibacillus sp. FSL H8-0523 genome. Coding sequences within it:
- a CDS encoding DNA sulfur modification protein DndB, whose amino-acid sequence is MNDSRDELLKLINENMNQIVNKKKTLAEVKAHLLQNRITEGRVEEVLSNPELIEDQRELALFTEQFYVKTGIESLNPNKWFTNAQMKEAKQYDFIIANSEELIKFPWEITALPGRDGGYVSIISNQTVAKLMKSHKLNYNPDIQREATRVKRNNIFEYTPTVDKKNVREIRDLILKGEIERTTITFNAAPRTADCGEELIYDPKTFVLTITEGTRLDILDGFHRCLACQEVYEVDSEVESYFTLDITNKTTRQAQRWQAQTAKGTRISKARILEMEDKSRANGVIQLLKSESELRGRISSRKGRVNAESGELVNYLTLSNAIDRNFKLQNKSDEYEVADYLTKFFEYLMSLYPQEFGDYKNRNKHSLMYYNKMFAGYIALAAKMHKDNIAFKELAEIMNKIDFSRNNPIWMKLGIVDENGVITKNAKEEKIENYFIGLVEQSKNYNEKREMLN